In one window of Carcharodon carcharias isolate sCarCar2 chromosome 14, sCarCar2.pri, whole genome shotgun sequence DNA:
- the LOC121287629 gene encoding pre-rRNA-processing protein TSR2 homolog has protein sequence MAALKEGARLLFQDGVRSALEAWPALQVAVENGFGGAYSQQKADWMVSAVAQYFSDNVDLESEEVEELMADMIYNEFDTVVEEGSLSKVALQIWTFFGLCQWGQEAKFYK, from the coding sequence ATGGCGGCACTGAAGGAGGGGGCACGACTGCTGTTTCAGGACGGCGTCAGAAGCGCCCTGGAGGCCTGGCCCGCCTTACAGGTAGCTGTGGAGAATGGATTTGGTGGAGCTTACAGCCAGCAGAAAGCAGATTGGATGGTTAGCGCTGTGGCACAGTATTTCTCCGACAATGTTGACCTGGAGagcgaggaggtggaggagctcatggctgatatgatataCAATGAATTTGACACTGTTGTAGAAGAAGGCAGCTTATCCAAGGTGGCACTGCAGATCTGGACCTTCTTTGGCCTGTGTCAGTGGGGTCAGGAAGCAAAATTTTATAAATAG